One window of the Nitrospira sp. SG-bin1 genome contains the following:
- a CDS encoding galactose oxidase: MSVLVPVFAALLFFTLSVSSHPAQADLDRGNWRTAAPMPTKRTEVAAAALDGRIYVVGGFEKPGLGNVLNFATTRSVEVYDPATDQWTSKAPLPVGLHHVGIGVVGGQLYVIGGYSKSAFSVWNPVATVYAYDPVRDSWTERAPMPTARGALSVTQQDGKLYAIGGYDRKTNNAQVEVYDPVRNEWTTAASLPTPRDHLATATVAGKIYAIGGRVNGDYSQNLAVMERYDPSTDRWTRVAELPTARSGITAAVVEGQVYVFGGEGAGGTFDQNEAYDPVRDTWLTMVSMPTARHGLGSGVVQGRIYVISGGPTPGGSFSDLNEVFLPPGSSVKTD; the protein is encoded by the coding sequence ATGTCTGTGTTGGTTCCGGTCTTTGCTGCACTCTTGTTCTTCACGCTATCGGTCTCCAGTCATCCAGCGCAAGCGGACCTAGATCGGGGCAATTGGCGTACAGCAGCTCCGATGCCGACGAAGCGAACGGAGGTGGCGGCTGCGGCACTGGATGGCAGGATTTACGTGGTCGGCGGGTTTGAAAAGCCCGGCTTGGGCAATGTGTTGAATTTCGCGACCACGCGATCCGTCGAAGTCTATGATCCCGCGACGGACCAATGGACTTCCAAAGCGCCGCTGCCGGTTGGTCTACATCATGTCGGGATCGGTGTGGTAGGTGGGCAATTATATGTTATTGGGGGATACAGCAAATCAGCATTCAGTGTCTGGAACCCTGTGGCGACTGTCTATGCCTATGATCCAGTTAGGGACAGCTGGACTGAACGTGCCCCGATGCCGACGGCACGCGGCGCACTGTCGGTCACGCAACAAGATGGAAAACTTTACGCCATCGGAGGTTATGATCGGAAGACGAACAACGCGCAGGTCGAAGTGTATGATCCCGTGCGAAACGAGTGGACAACGGCTGCATCTCTACCGACCCCTCGTGATCACCTCGCGACCGCGACAGTCGCCGGAAAGATTTATGCGATTGGCGGACGGGTGAATGGAGACTATTCGCAGAACCTCGCTGTTATGGAACGGTATGACCCATCGACTGATCGTTGGACGCGCGTCGCGGAACTTCCGACCGCTCGGAGCGGCATCACGGCTGCTGTAGTCGAAGGACAAGTCTACGTATTCGGCGGCGAAGGGGCCGGCGGCACATTCGATCAGAACGAGGCCTATGACCCGGTCCGAGACACATGGCTCACCATGGTTTCGATGCCAACTGCGCGTCATGGCCTTGGGTCGGGAGTGGTACAAGGGCGGATTTATGTGATCAGTGGTGGCCCGACTCCCGGCGGGTCCTTCAGCGATCTGAACGAAGTCTTTCTCCCTCCAGGAAGCAGTGTGAAAACCGACTGA
- a CDS encoding DNA topoisomerase has protein sequence MTAVEMGARQQEISVSEFFTKNRHLLGFDNPRKALLTCVKEAVDNALDACEEAGILPDVTVKLEVVSNGEPVAPSQANRFRVTVTDNGPGIIRQQIPRIFAKLLYGSKFHRLRMSRGQQGIGISAAGMYGQLTTGKPVKIISRIGPKAAAHFFEVQIDTKKNEPLVHENKQIEWAQPRGTQVTLEVEGKYQKGRASVDEWLEQTSIANPHVKLIYHTPEGETKEYPRTYHELPPQPREIKPHPYGIEFGMLLKMLQDTKSHTVSGFLAGDFCRVSPQMADDICKAAKVSPDAKPRELKGTAAETLYKTLQETKIMAPPTNCISPIGEKAILSGLYKQIKGEFYTAVSRPPAVYRGNPFIIEAGLAYGNRPQDQNKPQQPAMPKAEGEHEEEDSELARVIRYANRVPLLYQQSACATFKAVLSTTWKNYGLTQSRGALPGGPMVIFVHMASVWVPFTSESKEAIADYDEIQKEITLALRECGRRLGLFVRRRERAASEFRRRNIFELYIEEVVDACNRLKGGKLPKEKLKEQLQKIASARTGGQKTDEALGKTGAGPEGLPHSIIVTAEGIEGETALATQVEADRAGMEPAAATPDLLGAPPSAEPALKDKVAEKSRTKTSSKKPSAKSEQIALFAGNPGAKKKSGRTPSKPSKTASTRKHK, from the coding sequence GTGACTGCGGTTGAGATGGGGGCGCGTCAGCAGGAAATCTCCGTCTCGGAGTTTTTCACGAAAAACCGGCACTTGCTCGGCTTCGACAATCCACGCAAGGCGTTGCTGACCTGCGTGAAAGAAGCGGTCGACAACGCACTCGATGCCTGTGAAGAGGCCGGGATCCTTCCTGACGTGACGGTCAAGTTGGAGGTCGTATCGAACGGCGAGCCGGTTGCGCCCAGCCAGGCCAATCGTTTCCGTGTCACCGTGACCGACAACGGGCCCGGCATCATCCGTCAGCAGATTCCCAGAATCTTCGCGAAGCTGCTCTACGGGTCCAAGTTTCATCGGCTGCGGATGAGCCGTGGACAACAGGGCATCGGCATCTCGGCGGCCGGCATGTACGGGCAGCTGACCACCGGGAAACCGGTTAAAATCATTTCGCGCATCGGTCCCAAAGCCGCCGCGCATTTCTTCGAGGTCCAGATCGACACGAAGAAAAACGAGCCGCTGGTCCACGAGAACAAGCAGATTGAGTGGGCGCAGCCACGGGGGACGCAAGTCACCCTGGAAGTCGAAGGCAAATATCAGAAGGGTCGGGCGTCGGTCGATGAATGGCTGGAACAGACCTCGATCGCCAATCCCCATGTCAAACTGATCTACCACACCCCGGAAGGCGAGACGAAGGAGTATCCACGCACATATCATGAGCTGCCGCCGCAACCGCGCGAGATCAAGCCGCATCCCTATGGCATCGAGTTCGGCATGCTGCTCAAGATGTTGCAGGACACCAAGAGCCACACGGTCTCCGGTTTTCTCGCGGGCGATTTTTGCCGGGTGTCCCCGCAGATGGCCGATGACATCTGCAAGGCGGCGAAGGTTTCGCCAGACGCAAAACCACGCGAGCTGAAAGGGACGGCGGCGGAGACGCTCTATAAGACATTACAAGAAACGAAGATCATGGCGCCGCCGACCAATTGCATTTCACCGATCGGCGAGAAGGCGATCCTCTCGGGGCTCTATAAGCAGATCAAAGGTGAATTCTACACGGCGGTCAGCCGGCCACCGGCGGTCTATCGCGGCAATCCGTTCATCATCGAAGCCGGGTTGGCCTACGGCAATAGACCGCAGGATCAGAATAAGCCGCAGCAGCCGGCCATGCCGAAAGCCGAAGGCGAGCACGAGGAAGAAGATTCGGAGCTCGCCCGCGTGATCCGTTACGCGAATCGGGTGCCGCTGCTGTACCAGCAATCGGCCTGTGCGACGTTCAAGGCGGTCTTGAGCACGACCTGGAAGAATTATGGTTTGACCCAATCGCGAGGAGCGTTGCCCGGCGGACCGATGGTGATCTTCGTCCATATGGCGTCCGTCTGGGTGCCGTTTACGAGTGAATCGAAGGAAGCGATCGCGGATTACGATGAGATTCAAAAAGAAATCACCCTGGCGCTTCGCGAATGCGGCCGGCGATTAGGTCTCTTTGTTCGTCGGCGCGAACGGGCCGCGAGCGAATTTCGGCGGCGGAATATCTTCGAACTGTATATCGAAGAAGTGGTGGATGCCTGCAACCGGCTCAAGGGAGGCAAGCTGCCGAAAGAAAAGCTGAAAGAGCAGCTTCAGAAAATCGCCTCCGCCCGGACCGGCGGCCAGAAAACCGACGAAGCGTTGGGCAAGACCGGCGCAGGACCGGAGGGGCTCCCGCATTCCATCATCGTCACAGCGGAAGGAATCGAGGGAGAAACGGCCTTGGCGACGCAGGTGGAGGCTGATCGAGCTGGAATGGAGCCGGCGGCAGCTACACCGGATCTGCTTGGCGCCCCGCCGTCAGCTGAGCCGGCTTTGAAGGACAAGGTCGCCGAAAAGAGTCGGACGAAGACGTCGTCGAAGAAACCGTCTGCGAAATCAGAGCAGATTGCGCTTTTCGCCGGAAACCCAGGTGCGAAGAAGAAATCCGGAAGAACGCCTTCCAAGCCGAGCAAGACCGCGTCCACACGCAAACACAAATAG
- a CDS encoding DNA topoisomerase VI, translating into MATKTKKTTVVEKKLIGLADIVIQAAERSKDPTFQIPIRALSNVSFNERKGLIEMGGKKQERSFFNVGMAKKFMQTVLVADALSELQRADLTTSLREIYYRTKHTIQDSHENTFDTQDESDPVIEDLEVSLAALREELHVRAENSGSIVGPVVFGDDGDRVDCSKLGKGGYSVPSIVEPEYLEIRRCTADFVLLVEKGTQWNRLSEDKFWRRYNCILLTGNGQPPRGVRRLARRLHEEHRLPVYVLVDNDPWGYYIYSVVKQGSINLAFESQRMAIPKAKFMGLSSADPEHYELPRNVGIKLNEKDIARAKELMNYQWFQKPAWQAEIKRMLTSGLKYELDALANKDFQYLTKKYLPKKLQERDWLD; encoded by the coding sequence ATGGCGACCAAGACAAAGAAAACCACAGTGGTCGAGAAAAAGCTGATCGGTCTGGCGGATATCGTCATCCAGGCGGCCGAGCGATCGAAGGATCCGACGTTTCAAATCCCGATCCGTGCCCTCTCGAATGTGTCCTTCAATGAACGGAAGGGCTTGATCGAGATGGGGGGGAAGAAACAGGAACGGTCGTTTTTCAACGTCGGCATGGCGAAGAAATTCATGCAAACGGTGCTGGTTGCCGACGCCCTCTCCGAATTGCAGCGGGCCGATCTCACGACGTCGCTTCGTGAAATTTACTACCGCACGAAACATACGATCCAAGATTCACACGAAAATACGTTCGATACGCAGGATGAATCCGATCCGGTCATTGAAGATCTGGAAGTGTCCCTGGCCGCCCTCCGAGAGGAACTGCATGTTCGAGCGGAGAACAGCGGCAGTATCGTCGGGCCGGTGGTCTTCGGCGATGACGGCGATCGCGTCGACTGCTCCAAATTGGGCAAAGGCGGATACTCAGTCCCGTCGATCGTGGAACCGGAGTATTTAGAAATCCGGCGCTGTACCGCCGATTTCGTGTTGCTCGTGGAAAAGGGCACGCAGTGGAACCGACTGTCGGAGGATAAGTTTTGGCGGCGCTACAACTGCATTCTTCTGACCGGCAATGGTCAGCCACCGCGTGGAGTGAGGCGCTTGGCCAGACGGCTCCATGAGGAACATCGGCTGCCGGTCTACGTATTGGTCGATAACGATCCGTGGGGATATTACATCTATTCCGTCGTCAAACAGGGCTCGATCAATCTGGCATTTGAGAGCCAACGGATGGCGATCCCCAAGGCGAAGTTCATGGGTCTTTCAAGTGCCGATCCGGAGCACTATGAGCTGCCGCGCAACGTCGGCATCAAGCTCAACGAGAAAGACATTGCGCGCGCGAAAGAGTTGATGAACTATCAGTGGTTCCAGAAGCCGGCCTGGCAGGCCGAGATCAAGCGCATGCTGACCAGCGGGTTGAAGTACGAACTCGACGCATTGGCCAATAAAGACTTCCAGTATCTCACCAAAAAATATCTGCCCAAGAAACTTCAGGAACGGGATTGGCTCGACTGA